The genomic stretch AAATCAAGCAACATCAACAAAGCCTTTTGTTCAAACCCAACTTTATGAATAGGGTGCTATATTGTCAACTGTCAAGAACTTCAAGTTGTCAAATTATGTGAAAAGTTGAAATCTCATCTAACCGTCAAACTGATAGTGACAAAGCGTTTCTCACAAAATGTTCAATAATTCCTGTATTGCCTGTCAGCATCACTTTATTTATTCTAATTGTGCTATTTACAAGCTGTTGAATACACAAGTGGACAtccaaacattttaaatacacTGTTTGGTTTAATCACAATATAATGTACATCATTTCAATAAgccctttattttatttctacaatATGTGCAGTATGACTAACACTTAAATCTCCGAGTGGTTGGCTTTTAATAATCGGGAACCATGCTATTAGgttgcattttaaaaatatCTCAGTCGTGGCAGCTTTAGGATTTTAAACAGACGTTAAAAGtgcacatgaagaaaaaaatattccagAGCTTTGATTTGCATGGCTTGTCATGTCACTGTAATGCAGTCCAGATaccaccttttttaaaaaaaagtttaaaaaataaatagattgGATCAAAGACAAACCCACTGGCACTAGAGCGAATATGGCACTATCGAATTGCTGCTTAGTTAATTTTAAACAAATGCCTTGGAGATGAAGGTTTTCTGCATGTCAGCCACATTCAAACCCAACATGTATACTCATCATCTTTCAAAAAGATCATTGCAGCGCTGATGGCGACGTGGATTTCTCAGGACTCCTCTCCCTTGGTTCCCAAGGCGCCGTTGGTTGCATGAGGCTGAATCACAATGGGTGCATTTTCACctacaggtgtgaaaaacaGTGAAGTTTTAACTTTCTATACTTGTAATTATTCCTCAGCATAAACCGCAAAACAGAGCAGTTTCAAATGGAAGAAAATGTATGTTAGGACATAGCAAACCACGACCAcatttaaaatgctgcttacatgtTGATGCATCAGTAATATTAATCCCATAATGTAATATTACACTGACATTTTGCAGTCTAATAAGTAAATCTTGCTCCTAATACTTCTATACAAATGATAGCAGAACTTGTACTTGAGTATGACTACTAATATATTGTTAGTGATTTCAATATGTCTCCCAGCACTGGCATGTGGTATAGGATTTATAATGGTGAACAAACTCTTCCGACAAAAAAAAGTAACTGTAAAGAACCATGTTCTACTCTAACAAGTACAGAGACATATTCTCAATAACCTTACATTAGTTAATATATTATACAGCATTGAGGAGCAGGAGAGCGGAGCAAATGTTAAAACAAACTAGCTtaagagaaagggggggggaaaTACTGCACAAGAAGCCTTAAATCCATACAATTGTTTTTAGGGCAGTCACTTGAAATCAGTAATTCTGATAAGCCATCTTTTTGATTTATAatatcccttgtgttgtccttcgggtcccggtgacccgaaAAACTAaacaagggttatgtacttcagtttactttgttgagaattgctctctaaacccggtctcttgtaaagtaagtatgtaaagtttatttacagagcacatttaaacagtttaagctgaccaaaatgctgtacaaacgagcaccaaggtgctgtattaacccttgtgttgtccttcgggtcaacGGGACtcaaaaggacaacacaagggataaaCATTTGAACAGTTAAAAGCGAAGACTGTTTGTTTGATTAGTTTAATAATTAATCTATAACTGTGTGGCTCCTCTGAAATGATCTAACTTCCAGATTGACAACCACTGCTCTTGATAATTAGCATTTTAGTACACTGTTTTACCCTCTGTGCTCATTGATAATATTATCCAGTCATCCAAGTGTAAGCAAGCACGGTTATTAATAAGCCACAGGGGACATGGGTCATAACAAATAACGGCTTAACAGCAATCCTGCAGAACTTTAAGGAAGAAATGTTAGTATGTAATTTGGCAAACGCACATTCCACGCCCGGAGCTAGAGGTGTTAGAAGGTGCCAAAACATGAATCTCTCCACGAGGACATGCTGCTTCATGTTCTGCCAGATTAGTGAATGGCACAGAACAGCAGTCAGCTGAAGGACAGGTGAACTTTACCTGATGGGGTGACGCCACTATCTGAAGTGCCAGGGCTCGGCTGAATAACTATTACACGGTCTcctgctgtgaaacaaagtaacCGTAAGCAAAGCCATGCTTCTACCGTAACCTAACAGGACTTCTGAGGTAAAGTATCACCAAATGCAGAGACCAAGAATTGAGCAagatttaaaggaatagttcgacatttGGGTAAATCACTTTCTTACTTTGAGTTATACGAGAAGATTGACACCACGGTACCGTAATTATGACGATTGAGCCAGTAgatagtttagcttagcataaagaggGAAACAGTTAGCCTGCCTCTGGTCACAAAATCCACCTCTAGCACATCTAAAGCTAAGTAATTAACACATCttctttgtttaatctgtacaagaacttaaatgtaaaaaaaataattggtgCTTTTTCTTGACTATTTGACAGTTATCTTTAGACAGTGCCAGGCTAGTTTTTTTTgctccagtctttatgctaagctaagaggCTGCAGCTTTATATTTAGTGCAGACATGAGTGGTATTTATCTCCAAATCAGGAAGAAAGCAAATGAGCATATTTCCCTAAACGTTAAACTATACCTTTTTTAATCTTCACTATAAAGTGCTCTGACCAAACGCTAAGCTTGAACATTCAGAAGACAGGTTGCCATTTAAAAAAGTTGccatttaaaaatgtagcaACTTCAATTTGTCCACAAAATGACATGTGCATCTTTATTCACTTTTCAGCAAAGTATTATTTCAATTAATAATTACAATAGACAGCAGTCAGCTGAAGTACAGGTGAACTTTACCTGATGGGGTGACGTCATTATCTGAAGTGCCAGGGCTCGGCTGATTAACTATTACATGGTCTCCTGCTGTAAAACAAAGtgtaaatgtcaaactattcctttaatctCTACCAGGCTTAATTTCACTATAAAAAAAGCGCACTAACCAAACACCTAGTCTGAAAATTCAGGAGATAGGTTTTCGTTCAAAAGCTAGGAACTTCAAATTGTCCCCAAAATTACAAAGTTACATAGCCATCTTTATTCACTCTCCAGCAATGTATTATTTCCATGactgaattaattaattacaatagACCATTCCGTTAAAACGCACAACAAAAGCTTTTGTGAAAACGGCATTAAGTACTTCCTAATTTAGACACTGGATGCATCCAATTTATAAAAATGGCGTTTTCCTGTCATGCGACGACTCGTCCTTCCACAGAAAGTGATCGAAATGTATTAATGAAATGCAAACCGATGAAGCTTTTATCCTTTTGACAAGctttgctgtaaaataattacgaACTGCCCAGGAAACATGATAGTGCTGTGTGCAGTTAACTGACTGTCTCATTAAAGGATTTTCAGTTATTTGGGGCCACGGATGTTGAATGCTGCCTTTTGCAGTGTAAATACTGCATTTGAATGTATATTTCAACAAAGCAAGTATTCACGATAAACACCATTAGAATATGATTTTGAAATACTAAGTGAATAAACTGCTTTCAGTTTTAGTGTATCTTTTACATGCACTCTGATGTAACAGGCACCAACTAGACAACATGTGATGTCCCTTATGTGAGCAGCTGGAAAATATCCTTTACGAGCTGAAATAAATCCAAAAGAACAAAGTTCCTCACCTGCATTCTGTTCTTTGATCTCTGCCTCGAGGTCCTCTGGGTCCATATAGGCAAAGTCTTCCCCGTCTGCTGGCTTTTTACACTTCCCACagcagaaacagcagcagcagcaacagcagcagccggTGAAAAAACAGCAGCACACCACAAGGGTCTGAACACAAAGGAAAGGGAATCAATGTCAGTATGTATGTGCTAGTTGTATGCAGACATTTACTACATCtcaacaatacaaaataaaataactaaatGAAGGCAGTTAAAATATAGAAAAAGCTACATATTTAGTCAGACGTTCACTCAATTTTCACAGAAACCACGTTGGCCCTCACCTTAAACCAGCACTTGGACATGAGGAAGTAGTATTTGACACTCTCGTCCCCAAACTGCTCGGCCACATAGAGGCCCATGGATCCATACTCGTCGTAGATTTTCCGTTTGTTCTCATCACTGAGGATGGAGTTGGCATTGTTGATCTCTTTGAATGTGTCAGCAGCTTCTGGGTTGTCTGGGTTCTTATCGGGGTGATGCCTTAACGCCAGTTTCCTGAAAACAAACGAGGGAGAATACCACTCTTAGTCAGACTATGCAACTGTCCTTGACGCCACTCCAGTGGGTGTTTAAAGGATTGTCGTCATTCACAACAACCAGATAATACAAACCAGTCTAACCACAAGAGTTGTACATAGGGGACTCCCATTCCTTTTAAAGTACAAAAACTAACAGTAAACGTATATGGTTACAATCAGTAAACATGCTCTAACCTCTTATTAGAACAAGTCATTTGTATGCCTGTATATTGTTACAAAAAATATATGGTATGAGAAGTTgttctggaaaaaaaagaagttatatGTTCAACTCAAAATCATCATCATTTAGACTATTTGGCCTTTAGACTAATGAGATCTGTCAATAAAATGTCTAAATTCCATATATACAGCACAAATTCGCAAGTCTTCTTCTACTTAAACTCTTTTATGGACACATACAAAAATACTGCATGAAGCTCTGAAAATTGCAGCCTTGTGTAACCAATATGCAGTGCaaatttgatttcttttttgcaCCCATTTATAGAATAGAACAATACAACGCGCATACAGCCATGAATTCCAAGGGTTTATTCGATGCTAAATGAACTGATGAATTTATCTTTATGAACATACCTGTATGCCTTCTTTATTTCTTCTGGAGATGCTCCTTTCTCCAGCCCCATGAGTTTGTACAAGCTGTCTCCTGCTGTTGACATTTTACGCTGAGGTCTGTTTGGGTCCTGCATGTTTCAGGATTTGGCGGctgtgacataaaaaaaacacacaaatggagTAAGACCTTTTAATGGCTAATAAGCTCGGCGAGGAAGTAAATAAACCACAACAAACGAGAAGTAAAGCATGCTGGGAGTCCACCACCGCCcataatattaattatataactAGAGTTTAAGGTAGTGACCTAAGGAATTACTTAGCTACAGGacttaagtccaatattcaatTATGTTTAACGTTACTTCACTTAATGTTAAACCCTGCGGGGTAACGTTTAAGCAGAGACTGTTTAGAATAAAGGAGCTTCTGGTTTTAGTCACGACAAAAAGCTAACTGActtagctaactttagcatgAGGAGGAAGTTTTACGTTAAATCTTACGTACTGGACGTATAAATATCGTTGTTTTTGCCCGAATCATAGAGTCCGAAAAGTGTCCGTTGATTGTCCTAAAGTTTGTTCCATGTAGTGAAGCTGATAGTACTCGGTTTCCTCTATGCAAACGTCTCTCCTCATGGAAGAAAACTTCAGCAGCGAAGAGCTAAGCAGGAAGCTTTAAAGAGCTAAGCAGGAAGCTTAAGACAGGAAGGAAGCCTTGACGTCATCGTTCAGTTTGCTGCGCGCGCGATTGCGTTTAAAATACGCAGaattgaaatgtatttaataaataaCGAAATAAGGGTTTACTTTATAGGTATtaatataattttatattaagTGTTTTGTGCACTACTGAATGTGTGTAATTACTTTGCTAATACCAGTGGTGGAATTTAACTTTGCTCAAGTACTGTAacgtacaattttgaggtacttgagtatttctattttatgcgactttatacttctacttcttCAAGCCAATGTTGTACTTTTGACTCCACTTAATTTACCttaagttactttgcagatttagattcatacaaaaatataaatcaactaataaattaTGGTGAATTAGTATGAATATCCAGCAGTTTATACAGTAGTTGAAATTAGTCCCACCTTTAAAATCCAAAGATTCAAAgggttcctcctcctcctctgaggATCATTTTAGTAACCACCACACTTTCATAAAGAAggtaaaatattatttatggGAAATGTGGAAGTGGAAGCGTACCACACTGGTTAAAATTGTTATGCAATATGCatattacgtttttttttgtagacataATACAACTGCACATGGTACAGTGTGCCATTTGATTATGTTTGACAGGAGGATAGCTATGTTTTTACCGCAGGTTTCTTTGAATGGTTTTCTGGTGTGGTTCTGtaatattttgtaaagtatGTTATAGTATTTGTATGATATCTGAAGAGAAGAGTCAGTGTTGGTCTCTTTAATATCCAGCATGAACATAATACAGATAATAAACAGTAGTGGTTATAGTTAAGCATGACACTACagaagtagtaaaataaaaaatcatctttgGACTATTGGTGGTTAAGGCATATTTGAAATCACTATCGATATTTGTGTTAGAGAAATAGTTTTCAAATGACATAGATCAAATGTACTTCAGAGCAATTACATTTCTGTTAATATTACTGCAGCTGTTCATCACTGAGTATCCTGATTCTGAGGAATCACATTAATGACAATCTTCCCCGTGTTCTTGTTGGCCTCCATGTGCCTGTGAGCTTCTGCGATGTCCTCCAGGTTGAACGTGCTGTCAATCACTGGCCTCAAGGATGCGGGCTGTTCTGAGAAACATGGTAACACTCGGTGTGAGAAAGCCTTCACCAGGTCTCCTTTGTACtgtgaaaagaaaaatgcaaagcAAGTTACGGACGTGTAAATACAAGAGATGTTTCAGCACTGTTGACATGAGTCAGCATGAATTCTCACCTGAAGGCTGCGAGAGCGGAGGAGGCTGCAGAGCAAGTGGCCTCGCTTAGAGAGCAGTTTGCCCAGCAGATCTCCCTCGACCGCCCTGCCTCCCATGGTGCCGTACAGCACCCACCTGCCGTCGGTGGCTAAAGAGCTCACATTTTGCTCCCAGTTACACCCACCAATGCAGTCAAGGATGATGTTTGCTCCCTtgcctgtgaaaaaaaaacagtaattcGTGACACAACTGAGTTGTGCAGGATATTTAATCTGCATTTGACCCTTAATTCTGACTCTTTATTTGGTCTTATTTTAATTCTCATGAGTGATATATCCATATGTTACATTAATTATTTGAAACATAATCAAGAGTTCTGTATACCTTTTTTATGTCTGGTGgtattctgtatttttcttaCTGTCAGACTATTGAAAagaacaaaaccaacaatgaatttaTCTTAAACAGTAAGTAATATCTGTGTAGTCAAAGTCTGATATATTTCATTCCTCTTTACCCTAGTGCTCCATTGTTGTTCAACAACTACTGAATACACCTCAATGAGccacataattatatatattggACGAAATGTTCCTTCATTATGAACTCTGGTGCTGTTTATTTTGACTCATTCCCAAATACACTGTATTTCTGCAGGTAATACTTAGGCTACTcgagcaccaaatgtgtattaatccacagctgaaaatagtccccaacaaattcGCAATTTCTTCCTGTTTGACTACAatgcccagctgttttagggAACTACttagcttttaaaaaaatatattaaactatatatttgtgaCTTTTGCACAGTGGAAGTAGGGAAGTTAAAGTATTGAGAGATTaactaacacattgttggttttaggcttttcatgggatttgttgacggTAAGAAAAATAGATAATAATCATTTAAAGTTTAGACATGTAGCCAtctcttttctattttttattccAACTTTTTAAACATGTCTTTGCTCACCAAATATTCTCTGGTGTACATTTCCATAACAAAAATAAGAACTACTAGTTACGGCTGCACAGAAAATCCAGTGAAAAGTGTATAACACTGACATATGTGTGTGGGATCACTGCAATAAGAACAATacaaaaatattacaattaaTGATTAGCAGAAGATTAGCCCTGTAGTCTTCTGCAGCATAGTGAACCGTCTACACAGCTACACAATTCACCTCCTGTAAAGTCATGAACTCCCTGTGCAAAGCTCTCTTCTTTGTAATTAAACCCAGCTGCTGCTCCCAGATTCTCAGCCATCTTGAGTTTTTCTGGGCTCCCTGCAGTAACGATGGGCACGGCACCAAACAGACGAACCAGCTGAACAGCAGCTGTTCCCACTCCGCTGGCTCCAGCATGAGCCAGAACTACTTCACCCTCCTTTACCTGAGCTGTGGCAGAGAAGACAGGTGGCAACAagaatttaatatatttaatatttcctCCCTTGTTAATTATAGAGAGAGGGAACAGGCAGGGAAAAGGTTGTATAAAGTGAAGTGGTAACTAATAGAAAATAATACTTTACCATCTTtaattgtttggataaacttgtAGTTTCAGATAATGTATTGCATTAGTTTTAAGTTAACCACatgagtacgtttacatgcacaccaatattccactattattccaaatatgacaatattccgaatttgatacatctaaacagcatattctggttggatattccaaataaggcctttttcagaatatagcattttcagattAAGACGTGTGATATTccagtattattcaggttttagaggcattctttgaacttgtatacagcgcattggaaatatgcgtctcaatcgggGTTTatggcctcttgcctgtttacggcttatggtcagctctgtgtgttgctatggttgctgtacacaaatcaaccagccaacagtttgcaaggctgcagacccaaaacgaaggagaaacacagctacttttaaatattatcaaagacttggatatcaacaggtttttggatatgtgcACACATAGATACGTTGACCTTTTcgagaagctggttgaaggaatgaaagagggacgctgtgttcacacggtccaacaagtccgccaccgctggtaaactttgaaGA from Perca fluviatilis chromosome 20, GENO_Pfluv_1.0, whole genome shotgun sequence encodes the following:
- the tp53i3 gene encoding quinone oxidoreductase PIG3 isoform X1, which gives rise to MHHILHTGRFLPRNTYQTAWHKCCSSFAKMMRAVCVDVPGGPENLLLRTVSRPQPKGGEVLIKVHATALNRADLLQRRGLYPPPPGESDIIGLEVAGTVDTLGPGVKGGWRPDDRVMALLSGGGYAEYVSVPEELLMPIPPNLTLCQAAAIPEAWLTAFQLLVFIAQVKEGEVVLAHAGASGVGTAAVQLVRLFGAVPIVTAGSPEKLKMAENLGAAAGFNYKEESFAQGVHDFTGGKGANIILDCIGGCNWEQNVSSLATDGRWVLYGTMGGRAVEGDLLGKLLSKRGHLLCSLLRSRSLQYKGDLVKAFSHRVLPCFSEQPASLRPVIDSTFNLEDIAEAHRHMEANKNTGKIVINVIPQNQDTQ
- the tp53i3 gene encoding quinone oxidoreductase PIG3 isoform X2; protein product: MMRAVCVDVPGGPENLLLRTVSRPQPKGGEVLIKVHATALNRADLLQRRGLYPPPPGESDIIGLEVAGTVDTLGPGVKGGWRPDDRVMALLSGGGYAEYVSVPEELLMPIPPNLTLCQAAAIPEAWLTAFQLLVFIAQVKEGEVVLAHAGASGVGTAAVQLVRLFGAVPIVTAGSPEKLKMAENLGAAAGFNYKEESFAQGVHDFTGGKGANIILDCIGGCNWEQNVSSLATDGRWVLYGTMGGRAVEGDLLGKLLSKRGHLLCSLLRSRSLQYKGDLVKAFSHRVLPCFSEQPASLRPVIDSTFNLEDIAEAHRHMEANKNTGKIVINVIPQNQDTQ
- the dnajc5gb gene encoding dnaJ (Hsp40) homolog, subfamily C, member 5 gamma b isoform X1; translated protein: MQDPNRPQRKMSTAGDSLYKLMGLEKGASPEEIKKAYRKLALRHHPDKNPDNPEAADTFKEINNANSILSDENKRKIYDEYGSMGLYVAEQFGDESVKYYFLMSKCWFKTLVVCCCFFTGCCCCCCCCFCCGKCKKPADGEDFAYMDPEDLEAEIKEQNAAGDHVIVNQPSPGTSDNDVTPSAGDRVIVIQPSPGTSDSGVTPSGENAPIVIQPHATNGALGTKGEES
- the dnajc5gb gene encoding dnaJ (Hsp40) homolog, subfamily C, member 5 gamma b isoform X2 gives rise to the protein MQDPNRPQRKMSTAGDSLYKLMGLEKGASPEEIKKAYRKLALRHHPDKNPDNPEAADTFKEINNANSILSDENKRKIYDEYGSMGLYVAEQFGDESVKYYFLMSKCWFKTLVVCCCFFTGCCCCCCCCFCCGKCKKPADGEDFAYMDPEDLEAEIKEQNAAGDHVIVNQPSPGTSDNDVTPSGDRVIVIQPSPGTSDSGVTPSGENAPIVIQPHATNGALGTKGEES
- the dnajc5gb gene encoding dnaJ (Hsp40) homolog, subfamily C, member 5 gamma b isoform X5; this translates as MQDPNRPQRKMSTAGDSLYKLMGLEKGASPEEIKKAYRKLALRHHPDKNPDNPEAADTFKEINNANSILSDENKRKIYDEYGSMGLYVAEQFGDESVKYYFLMSKCWFKTLVVCCCFFTGCCCCCCCCFCCGKCKKPADGEDFAYMDPEDLEAEIKEQNAAGDHVIVNQPSPGTSDNDVTPSGENAPIVIQPHATNGALGTKGEES
- the dnajc5gb gene encoding dnaJ (Hsp40) homolog, subfamily C, member 5 gamma b isoform X3, which encodes MQDPNRPQRKMSTAGDSLYKLMGLEKGASPEEIKKAYRKLALRHHPDKNPDNPEAADTFKEINNANSILSDENKRKIYDEYGSMGLYVAEQFGDESVKYYFLMSKCWFKTLVVCCCFFTGCCCCCCCCFCCGKCKKPADGEDFAYMDPEDLEAEIKEQNAGDHVIVNQPSPGTSDNDVTPSAGDRVIVIQPSPGTSDSGVTPSGENAPIVIQPHATNGALGTKGEES
- the dnajc5gb gene encoding dnaJ (Hsp40) homolog, subfamily C, member 5 gamma b isoform X7, which gives rise to MQDPNRPQRKMSTAGDSLYKLMGLEKGASPEEIKKAYRKLALRHHPDKNPDNPEAADTFKEINNANSILSDENKRKIYDEYGSMGLYVAEQFGDESVKYYFLMSKCWFKTLVVCCCFFTGCCCCCCCCFCCGKCKKPADGEDFAYMDPEDLEAEIKEQNAGDHVIVNQPSPGTSDNDVTPSGENAPIVIQPHATNGALGTKGEES
- the dnajc5gb gene encoding dnaJ (Hsp40) homolog, subfamily C, member 5 gamma b isoform X4, producing MQDPNRPQRKMSTAGDSLYKLMGLEKGASPEEIKKAYRKLALRHHPDKNPDNPEAADTFKEINNANSILSDENKRKIYDEYGSMGLYVAEQFGDESVKYYFLMSKCWFKTLVVCCCFFTGCCCCCCCCFCCGKCKKPADGEDFAYMDPEDLEAEIKEQNAGDHVIVNQPSPGTSDNDVTPSGDRVIVIQPSPGTSDSGVTPSGENAPIVIQPHATNGALGTKGEES
- the dnajc5gb gene encoding dnaJ (Hsp40) homolog, subfamily C, member 5 gamma b isoform X6 encodes the protein MQDPNRPQRKMSTAGDSLYKLMGLEKGASPEEIKKAYRKLALRHHPDKNPDNPEAADTFKEINNANSILSDENKRKIYDEYGSMGLYVAEQFGDESVKYYFLMSKCWFKTLVVCCCFFTGCCCCCCCCFCCGKCKKPADGEDFAYMDPEDLEAEIKEQNAAGDRVIVIQPSPGTSDSGVTPSGENAPIVIQPHATNGALGTKGEES
- the dnajc5gb gene encoding dnaJ (Hsp40) homolog, subfamily C, member 5 gamma b isoform X8; the encoded protein is MQDPNRPQRKMSTAGDSLYKLMGLEKGASPEEIKKAYRKLALRHHPDKNPDNPEAADTFKEINNANSILSDENKRKIYDEYGSMGLYVAEQFGDESVKYYFLMSKCWFKTLVVCCCFFTGCCCCCCCCFCCGKCKKPADGEDFAYMDPEDLEAEIKEQNAGENAPIVIQPHATNGALGTKGEES